One Coffea eugenioides isolate CCC68of chromosome 2, Ceug_1.0, whole genome shotgun sequence genomic window, gcAGGCACACAAGCTCATAGATGATCCAGTCGAGGAGAATGAACCCAGAACTGAAGACCATCTAGCTGGTTATGATGAAGGCCAAGTATCTGCAGTAGCTCACATCCAAAGTTGATCAATATATTAATTGAAGAATATAGGGACTGAAGGCAGTTTTTTGAGCCTACTTATGTATTTTGGCTAACAATATTTGGCTAAACCTTGTTTGTGAGCCTACTTATGGAACATGTATCCTAGTTCCCTAGTTAAATCATATTAGTTGGAACATTTAGTTTGCTGGAATtgtgctattattttggtacctaaCGATCATGTCCAACTGATATGAACATGTCCCTTTTTTGTTAATGGTTGGAATGATACTCATTGGCAGGTTCTGAAATTTTTTATTGCTCAGGTTGTTATCTAAAAAAACCTTAACGTACTATGTATTTGGTTGCTAGTTAGGATTCTTAAAAATGAAAGCAAAACtctgcagaaatttttttttttggtgagtATGACATAATTGATATCTAGTTGCGGTCATAGCTGGTTATGTTGCTGTTGTTTGGTTTCAAGGTTGGgatttttcaaattcaaagtAAAACTCTATTGAAATtaaacatgagaaataagtacCTAACCATGTTCAATAGTCATACATAGTTATCACTTAACATCCAGCACTATCTTAGCTACTAGTTGCCGCTATCCAGCACTATTACTCATACATGGTTGCCGCTTTCTAAACTAGGTTCAACATCCAGCACTATCTCAGCTACTGCAACATTTTGAATCCTTGATCTACATGCCTCTTTTTGGCATTATCACTCAACATTATCACTAATAAAATGCAGCAGCTAAACACAACCAACAGTAATAGCACGAtcctttttttcaaattttttatttctttcttcatttccaTGTTCTCCTCCTCTGCTTTTCTTAGCTCTCGTAGCAATTTCACCATCACGTTCTTGGTGTACTCCGGCATGGGAGGATCGTGCCATAAAAAGAAATTGCAAGCATGGCGCCTCTGCAAATTATCATATATTCTCAGATtagtaataaaaaaaacaattagcctaaaaaaaaggaatgaacCCAAATAAATCCCATTCCAATTGGGCACATACACCGTAATTTCTGCATCCGTAAAACCTTCTTGATGGATTTGCTGTAGTCCACGAACTAACTATTTTGCATACTTCTCGGCAATGGCACTCCACACGGGCATCTTCAGTGTAGTTTTCAAACTTTTCACCACTGAATCCTCCAACAGTTGAAGTGTGATATGTCCTGTTCCTTAGATCTCCATTGGTGGCTGAACTGGACGAACCCTCATCCATATTTCTCCTCCTATTGTGCGTTCGAAAAGAGGAATTTGAAGACATTTTAGAATGGGATCTGCTCAAGACCACACACACTCTCGCACGAAGCTTTCCTAATTTCGGGCAGTGTTGGACGCAAATCAATTTTGTATCCAAGCATTAAAATCGTCTTGGCATGAAGTGCCCAAAATGCCCCTGAATGGACTGCCGTCTACTTCAATAAGAGACAAGTTTGGAGCGGCGCTGCGACGGAGGTCTTAAATTGGCGTATGTATTTTACTTTGAGGACTAATTTCATAGTTAAAAATTTTTAGGGATCAAATTGGCGTTAATGAAAatgtttagggactaaattggcgattttccctttaagaaattaagaaaaattttgaattctatTTCCTCATAATTAGACTTTTGAAAATCAATTACATATAGATTTTTTTACAATCACACATCAACATGTCAGTTATTTAGACATTTTTTTCCTCTTATAAATGGTTAAGTTTGAAGCATCTTAAATCCAATGGTTGTAAAAGTTTGAAAACAGAAAATGTAGCATTAATGGTTAAGATTCAATTTCTATACCTATGGAATCTCAACTAAAAAACCAAAATCAACATTAACGTAAATcagaaaacaacaaaagattCTAATAACACTCACCTTGGAACCTCCATATCCTGGAAATTGTTATACTTCTCGTCTTCTTGTTGACCTTCGCATATGAATGAATTGTAGGAAGGATAAATTCCAAAAGATGGTTGTAACAAATATTTAAGTTCATTAAATATGGAAAACAATAACAACCCCtacatctatatatatatatatatatgtatgtatgtatgtatatgttgTATGGtattttagcaaaattaatttatatCCAATTCTTAGATTATTTGTATTAATGGATTATCTGTTAATCATTTTCCCAAACCAtcttctgaaaaaaaaaatttgtagaaaCGCCAATAAACTAATATTCCTCATTTctcaataaataaaaaaaatggttcaTGATGCTATCTAACAAGAAATCATTCTACTGATTAAACTGGCATTCTTGACCTTTCTTGATTGGGTCATTACAGTAGTCCTCGAACATGTAATTTCTCCTGGCTTCTTGAAGCTTACGTTGTTGATCAGGACTTAATTGGCTGTACTGCGGTTGGTTCCAATAATAATTTTGGGAAAAGCAGTCCCGCGGGTTCGAACCCTGATAGCGGCAACCGTTGATGGGAAACTCACGATAATGGGCCGTAAATGGGCCCTGTCTCCAATCTATGGTTCCGAGCCAATTAGGATTCCAAATGCTTGCCTCCACATGCATGGGTACTGCCGGAAAGCCCACTCCCCAATTTGACATGTTTTTCCAAACTCTGATTGGAGTTTCATCGACAAACCACCTGCAAAAAATCAAcaagggaaaatcgttcaaaatgtcCCACATTTTACAagatcacttttttatctcttacttttaaaagtgtaattttacgtcctttacaaattcacattaaccaaatttgatccctaccTAGGTTTCTGATTAGTTTTTGGCTGGAATCTACCACACGACTtacatgtgatcattttttaagggcaaaattgtcaaattaaatttttacataatctgattcatagtccctcacatttcacaaaataaattttttcgtccctaacattttacaaaatgaattgtttcgctcctcacatttcaaaaaatgaatttttccatccctcacatttttcaaaatgaattttttcatccctcattgattatgtgtatgaatagttttttttctataaacccacgtatatgtctatttgattttacctgaacagtacgaataacatgtaatttatCTCTATTGGATTTCATCTAATCATGCTAATCGTAGTTatacacatgctattcaatagatatatatagggatttaaaactaataattttgtttgaaacccttgtatatatttatatgatttcaccatttgaacctattcaatatttgtgacatttctcttttggtaataatttatttattgaattatataataaggtcatctaattaatgggtcctaactcgaattctataattatgctaacaaatttcagtttaaatatgaaatttctactcgACACTTTTAAGATCAACAattgaattacttgtcttgtgattgtcttaaaatttgaaaatgccaatcactttattttttttgtcatacttttcttttgtttattttttctgtccaaatttaattcgatctAAACGCTTGATaattttaggattaaatgtcttctttattttcaaatttcgagtaaaaaaaaaagaatataagtgaaaaactaacaatttttttaaacccatgtatatatctatttgatttcacttgagcagtacgaatagtatgtaatatatctctatttgatttcacatgtTATACGTACTGTTCAgttgaaatcaaatagatacatacatggatttaaaaaaaaaaattgttcacaCACATGAtcaaaaaaagatgaaaaaattcattttgaaaaatgtgaaggatgaaaaaattcattttgtgaaatgtaagggattatgaatcgaattatataaaatttgatttgataattttgcccttaaaatatgatcacgtgcaaggcacgtggtgaATTCAGACAAAAAACTAGTCAGAAGCCtaagtagggaccaaatttgatcaatgtgaatttgtaaggcacgtaaaattatatttttaaaagtgagggacgaaaaaagttattttacaaaatgtgagggacgttttgaacgatttttccaaTCAACAAcattaatcattaatcattatCACTTCTGACTTCTATTCAAATACTTTTAATTCTGTAGAATCTATGCTTCTTTTTCTGTCTACCAATATTTATCATTGAGAGAAATATaaaagtttttattttcttgaatttgtaTACTTTGATAATCTTTAAGTAAAACAGAAGATGACGATAATAACAACAACTAGACTGTGGTTTATAGTGATGATAATGAAATTCACCTTTTAAAAGTCGAACAAaaaatctaaatccattaatCATATCAAGaatctttatcttttattttactttttgttctGAGAAATCAATTTAAGGATCTTAATATTAACCCAATCCATTCATTCTTATATTCATTATTACCAAATATGTACCTTTGACTTGTCAAGAACACATCCATTCTTCAAAATACATAATCTCATGTCCCAATATTATTCAAAAAGAATTCCAAGTACCCATAAAACCAATTCTATTTGTTCTTTAACAAGAGCTTCACAATATTATCGCAAAGCAAGGAATTTTGATAACTTGACAAAAGAAAGTAAGAAGCTTAGCCAATtaattaatcaaaattgaaaagaaTAGATGGGAAAAGCAAATAGTACATATATAAGAgtttgaatttgtaaaggaATTCTTACACAATTTGGTTTTGGTTCCAAAGAATCTCATACTTGTGGAAATCTACCGTAGGATCAAACCAGAGATGAAATAATTGCTCCTTCCCACCAAAATCATTCATGAACACATTTGTACTCAGCACATGAGGATTGCCATTAGTCCCAAAAAATTCAATGTCAACCTCGTAATGCTTCACACCTCCAACTGGTTGTCCTACTGGAACTGAAATTAGCTGTTAATTCAGACATAACATAGAAAAGATTAATTATGacatttttaatatatatatatataagtcgTACGTAGACTAAATCATTAATGAAAGTATGTAAAATCTAGTGATTTACATAAAATGATGTGTCAACCCCTGTACTGTTTTTGTCTGGTATCTTCATGCTGATACCAAAGTACCCTGAACCAAAATCTCTTCTTGAACTGAAGCCAGCACCTACATGTATAACCAAGAAAATACCAATTAGGTATTGccagaaattttttaaaaaggaaaaatatcttTGTAGCTTTATACCTAATGTAGATTagatttttggagatattttcAGTGTATGAACGGAAAAGTTCATATAACTTGTTACATGTGTCTGAAATATATAAAAGATTTATCTGTGGAAATATTATGTAGTTTAACAGCCAAAGCTTAAAGAATTAACATCCAAAAATCAACATTAATTTTTCTCTTGTGTAATCTGACCTGTAGATTGGTCCAATAGAAGCTGAACTTCGTTTCCTTGGTCAAGGATGGTAAGATGATTGCCTCCGAATGTTTGATAGTAGTACTCATCAAAGGAAAATCCACCGCCGCCATTGGCATTTTTAGTTGCAAGAACAAGAACCAAGGAAAAGACAACTAGCAAAAATTCCATCAAGTTAATGAAATAGATTATTAAGtttagtattatacatatatatatatatatataaatgtctATATGTACTGTAATTACTGAACCAAGGTGACATTTTTGTATAGATCCAATTCTGTAGATTTCAATTTACATACTTGATGCTTATATACAGTTCCTCGTATTTCAGCCTTCAATTACTCTATTTGATGCTAATATGAAGGCAAAATTGCACAATTATCTGGAATAACATTGTATCTAACgaatgtgagataaaaaaatggtTAAAAATTATGTTTATCATGCAAGTTGAACaatatttattcttttttttttttcaaattatgcTAAACAAATGGTCCCAATAATGTCTCTcaatcttcaaaaaaaaaaaaaaaaaccttagtAGCAACATTGTAGGACATATACAAAGGTGTTGCTAAGACAAGGATAAAGCACTGATATATACCTGTGGGGATGGCCATGATTTTATTGCAAGAATCGCGTAGGACCTCCTTGTTGTCTAGATGGAATTTATGCAAACAAGCAGGAAAAAGAATTCTCTAGTTAACGGATTATATATACATTAGGTTAGACATATATACTTGGTTCACaagaaaaatgagaaactaTTTGTATCAAGAATTAGAGTTGGTTCCAAAATATTCAGTTTCCAAATCTctggttttgatttttgtaaaGATCCCAATTATTATTCGGCTATTTTATAGAATGTACCAACTAGGCAACTATATAACAAAACTACCCTAACTTCTGATCGACATATTTCTTGCTAGATCCAATGTCTGGTCATCTTACTTTTACTTCTCCACAATTCTTGGGGATGCCAATGAGAAGTATGTTTAGTGACAAAATCCgaaatctaaaatctaaaatctTAATTGGTTAATTCATTAAATTGTTTAATATTGAAATCCTAACATTTGAGTAGTATTCTGCAGCATTAAGTGATACGTAAAtgaatttttacttattttttgaGGTAAGTTTTGCCTAGATAATTCAAATCCACTTAATTAATTGAAatactctattttttttttatcatgaaaCGTGTTTGAACATGTTAAACACGTTAAGATTTAaactcattaaatttaagtactgaattgaattatcaaacaggGCCAATGCTTAGTGTCTTACTTTTTCTTTTAGCATGTAAATGTACACAAGAATTGAATGCTAGTTGAGATAATATTTATTTCTCCTTCAGCACCTAATTCAAGTCGTGAAATGTGCTGCTTCATATCATATCAAAGATATGCACATTAAAAAGATACTAAATTCTTATCATGCTAATTAAGGAAATAAGATACCtaccatttaaaaaaaaaaagtaaataagatACCTTCGAAGAGTTCATATAAATATAATGCCGTGTGAACGCATTAATTTGGACTAAATTTTATCTGTTTTATTCCATGATTTTTTCCACTTCAAATTCTCTTGGATGCAGTTCCTAATGTGAATATTAGAAAAAATCCAGTATTTGGTTTCTGATATTAAATTTCATCGTTCCCTTTGAATTCAACATGATTTTACCCGAACTTTGCATCTCAGTTTCTTCACCATCTTTATCTCAGAAATTTGATAAtagatttttttccctttcgtATCCAAATTTCGagtattttttgttttttccctttctttttttgaggaGAACAAATACGAATCCAATTTGTTTAAAATAAATGTGACCCTCGTAAATTGGTAAGATTACTTCATTATTCTTTCAGAATTGGTTAAAAGACATTGTGACTTTACACTTTAGTTAATTACAAGATTTCAAATCATATATCTGACgggattttttttatcaatgcaagtttaattccgattttacacccgttggactgcaagtatacaggtcgtaattgtagtacaagatgtgtatcgggtcgatcccacgaggagcaattaaaacaattattagatactaatttactctattatttagacttacaattaatttgagcagaaatttcagaatgtaattcaactacaaaaattcttaactagataaatgcaatttcacaaaaggaatagaattcactaaatattaagatctagggatgtagattccacttatgattcaaaagatctaaaatgaattaattcaacacttgttactgctcttgtttaaccaagaattcatttccagaaataccaaaatcacattctcatgatgataatgggttaaaacagattagtttttcctaatctcttggtaaatactaaatatgTTCTTATttacacatgaaatgcagatttcatccacttgaatgtatttctattctcatgaatatacaactcaagttctacttgtgtcattccattatttttaccatttctcaatgagtaaaaacaactataaacctgccattggtgatcaagcaacaacaagtaatccaacatacacaagtagataagttaatacaagacataacaagcataaatcacaatcacttcatatcatttggccataagcttcatctactccctagataaaggaaattagctactcatgaatgatgaaacactcataacttcattaatgcaaaTCATCATAAATttacaaatacaaaaagagtaaagaaagtcttagccaagatatggtgaagccttccaaaaatctccttgtcttgaacttagatgattacaagatgaaacctcaattgtCCCTTGCAAGTACCTAGCTAGAGAGACTATGTTTTTCTGTCAGAAACTAAGCTACGAAATGTTCCAGATCTCTCCCCATATCTCTGCATAAAAATACACTCCaatgctccatttttccaagtcaaattctatcctttgattcccaaatctccactttgttagcatagtcaaaaaccaatatttttgacttgaaaataagccacttttcttgcccttttgtcttctgaagcatgtgcaccgaattcccttgcatcttatagctggaaagtggtatgaacacaagagaattggctgagtcaaattgcagaatttcggctataaaacgcgcctacacaaaacgcggttacaagtcacgttttgtgtactcgcgtattcactttggccttatttcatctgcgattttctctatcataaaggccgaactagcttttgtgcaaaacacaaaagttgtagccctttgagttagctttccaatgcttcaagaatcatccaaatcggagctttgtagcctgagatatgatcgaaatactgtcacctgttcaaacctctgttttaacttccgaccacagggtgcagcttctgtattccaacgttttgcccatgaagatggcagaaatggatttcgatgtcttcatacgaattgtaggtctctttcttagctttaaaatggtataaaaaatcacctcaatccgataagtgtagctccagatatggtcaaaatactgaaaagtgtcaaaactgacttgtattgcatttcctcacttgaacgtttttcacttcattcttcttgttgccacttaaattcatcaccaaatctctatttttcacctcaattgacctcctttggtgattgattcattattcctgcataaaaatgaagtttttactattaaaatcaatagaaatgcaatattatccacttttaccaaaaatatataattttaccaaaaacctctttattttaattataaaactaaataatcaactcaaaattaactaataaaatgcactaaaaaatacgtaaaataaactcttatcaaatacccccacacttgaatcattgcttgtcctcaagcaatataaaattccaaccatcaatgatccaaaaatttaaaataaacatatgtagtatttcaactccatttccttgaatcaaggtaaataacccttatgtgatctttccattaagttcaagtactcataatatcaagcaaagaagagccaagtataccataattttaccaattcaactcaacttcttatttttatccaatttcgcaagcaagcaactcctatagtcaataaagatgctaactaatctcatgatcaacttcttatttttcttaaagagggatttaatttacttttatatatatatatatatatatatatatattttaaggattaaatattacttaagttgtgaaaaatgccttttgacgcgaagatcaacatttttagatgcagatccccggttactcaacatttcacatactcaagttgctttgcatactcttaattcaagtacctttttacgcgaatgtcgacatttgtagatgccaacccccggttactcggtacgagaatcattggagtagaataaccattttttttatttttattttttttaacaatatataataaaattccctctaagagtaatcatgagaagagtatgacacttattaaccatattaatttcttatcttataaaattagataaaaagaagaattttcatcaaatatacaaaatgtaggcataattttctccactttactagatatactttcctatagatgtaaaaattataatcacataaaaatcatttccaaatttcatgagaaaagaagtatcaaaaccgcatatatttatttcaaaaggataagtgacaaaattttatttatttattatagttaataacatatatatgtataaggttttggaaaaattttgacagagtctccccttaaaagtggactaaatctccctgccagcaaccacaagaaacaccatttaagcacaagaattatatcaaacacaactaaaatcacaagtaccacacatttcttcccccacacttagaatacacattgtcctcaatgtgtagggaaagaaaagaaaagaaacagaagAAAGGAACAAGTGACTCCCCAAGTGAGATGACTGCGGTCCAGTGAAGCCTTGAATCATGAGTCATCGACCGCTCAACCATCCACAGTCAACGATCTACTAGTTACTGCCACAAgttccaatattcaaaataaggaatgtaagttaacatttttcaaacaaaagataaaaataacaagcaaacaagcaaacaaaagaaaagccagCCAAAGGGGCAGCCTCAATCATCCCCTTCAtcgtcatcttcatcatcattgaCAGGAGGTGGATGTACGCCCAGATGATGTTCAATGTGGTCTAGGCGAGTATCCAGTCGGGCTAAATGATGGTCGATGTCGTCCAAGCGACCGAAAAGCCGCTGCCAGTTGGTCTGTGGCGGAGAAGGaggtggtgctgcagtagatggtccagctccatcgcgaccatgtctagccttttgtctccgctcctgaacagggcgtggaatgtctcccgtgccaataccaaggcggcgaagagtagtgatagtcatctCAGCACGTGGTGGAACATACTCCCGCCTCATTCCTTCCAACTGAACCTCAAAACGGGGAaagattaaagtcagtagacgaggaaatgaTAGTTTGAAGGAAGTCgtcttacgcctcgccgtagaccGAATGTGGCTAATGATGATATTAGGCAGCGAAATACGAGCATATGGAGATGTCCGGTTATGGAACATGTAATCCAAGAAATAGATATCGCTCTTGCGaacctccgtgtgccccgtcttctttgggatgacattgtgagccatcatgtaaatgataagccgatgacgaggttcgaaGACATTCGCCAAAATGGTCTCCTTCCTTGTAGAGCGAAAGGGTTGGTACTCGagaccaaacctagccatggccaatgatggatcccacctcctattcgggggaac contains:
- the LOC113759535 gene encoding xyloglucan endotransglucosylase/hydrolase protein 2-like, yielding MEFLLVVFSLVLVLATKNANGGGGFSFDEYYYQTFGGNHLTILDQGNEVQLLLDQSTGAGFSSRRDFGSGYFGISMKIPDKNSTGVDTSFYLISVPVGQPVGGVKHYEVDIEFFGTNGNPHVLSTNVFMNDFGGKEQLFHLWFDPTVDFHKWFVDETPIRVWKNMSNWGVGFPAVPMHVEASIWNPNWLGTIDWRQGPFTAHYREFPINGCRYQGSNPRDCFSQNYYWNQPQYSQLSPDQQRKLQEARRNYMFEDYCNDPIKKGQECQFNQ